TTGCGTTAGCGGCAGCGAAATTACCAGTGAAAACCACATTTGTAACTAAGACGGTGATGTAATGAAAGCTCAAGAACTACGTAACAAAAATGTTGAAGAGCTGAATGCTGAGTTAGTAAACCTTTTAGGTGAACAATTCAAATTGCGTATGCAAGCAGCCACCGGTCAGCTTCAACAAACCCACCAGTTAAAACAAGTGCGTCGTAGTATTGCACAAGTTAAGACTGTATTAAACCAAAAGGCGGGTGAGTAATGACTGATAAAATTCGTACAGTACAAGGTAAAGTAATCAGCGACAAAATGGACAAATCATTTGTTGTTGCTATTGAACGTACAGTTAAACACCCTTTATACGGTAAGTTTATCCGTCGTACAACAAAATTACATGTACACGATGAAAACAACGAAGCTAAATTAGGTGATGTAGTTGAAATCAAGGAATGTCGTCCTGTTTCAAAAACTAAATCACACACTTTAGTACGTGTTGTTGAAAAAGCAGTTGCTTAATCAACAATAAAAATTAAAACCCCTAGCAGTAATGCTGGGGGTTTTTGTTTTACGCTTTTACAAGCGGTCGAATTTTCTTTATTTTCTGCAAGTTTTCGGTATCTTGTTACAAGAAGAAAGACGTTACTTGGAAGAGTTTTTCAATTTCGCTGACGTGTTTTTTATCGTTCACAAATAAAATCACTCGGTCGTTGGCTTGAATCTCGGTGGACTTATGCGCAATGATGACGTCTTGATTGCGTACAATTGCCCCTACAAGGGTGCCTTGTGGGAGTTTGAGTTCACGGACTTTTCTACCTACCACTTTTGAAGAATCTATATCGCCGTGAGCGATCACCTCAATAGCCTCGGCAATCCCCTGTTTGAGTGAAACCACTTTGACAATATCGCCTTTGCGAACATAGCTTGAAAGTGCCGAGATAGTGGATTGCTGCGGCGACATTGCAATATCAATGGTTCCCCCTTGTATGAGGTGGAGATATGCCATTCGTTGCACCAACACAATCGCCTTTTTTGCGCCTAAACGTTTCGCAAGGAGTGCCGCCATAATGTTGGCTTCATCATCGCTGGTTAGCGCTAAAAAGAGATCGATATTTTCAATATGCTCTTCAAAGAGCAATTCTTGATCGGAAGCATCGCCTTGCAGAACAAGTGCTTTTTCCAGTTGAGCGGAGAGTTTTTCAGCCTTTTGGCGATCTCGCTCAATGATTTTGACACTACACTGATTTTCAAGATCTTTCGCCAAACCCAAACCAATTGAACCACCACCCACAATCATTACACGCTTGTGGGGGCGTTCAAGGCGTTGCAGTTCGCTCATTATTGCTTTAATGTTTTGCGTTTCGCAAATAAAAAAGACCTCATCGCCGGCTTCAATAATGGTTGAACCTTGCGGAATAATGGCTTTTTCTTGTCGGAAAATCGCTACAATACGTGCATCAATATACGGTAGATGATCGTGCATAGCCGAAATTGGGTAGCCGACTAAAGGCCCACCGTAGTAGGCTTTTACGCTAACAAGGCTCACAAGCTCATCAGCAAAATGGGCAACTTGCAATGTCCCCGGGTAATCAATGAGACGGAGAATATCTTTCTGCACCAATAATTCAGGGGCGATCACGTGGTCGATTGGCAAATTATCGTTACCGAATAGGTTTTCCCTTTCTTTTACGTAGTCGCTATTGCGGATACGGACAATTTTGGTCGGTACTTTAAATAAGCTATAAGCCACCTGACTAGCGACCATATTGATCTCATCGCTGTCTGTAACCGCAACCAGCATATCCGCATCATTTGCGCCAGCCTCACGCAAAATACGAGGCGAAGCGCCATTACCTTTTAACACTCGCAAGTCGTGCTTATCTTGAATTTTATCAAGCAGATCTTGGCGGTCATCAATCAGGGTAATATCATTTTCGTCATTCGCAAGCGAGGCGGCTAACGTGGAACCGACTTGACCGGCTCCCAGAATAATTATTTTCATCGTTACTTTAGCACTTCATTAGTTTGGCATAGAAAAATCCATCGCCCCCATTGTTTTGTGGGAAGAATTGTTTTTCCAGTACTTTTTCTCCGTGGAAATCCATTTCAAGCAGTTTTGCATTCGGTGTGTTAGCAATAAACTGTTGAATTTGTTGGCTGTTTTCTTCAGGAAGAACGGAACAAGTGGCATAGAGCAAAATGCCGTTTGGTTTTAGTCTTGCCCATAATGCGTTGAGGATTTTGCTTTGTAATGCAGCGAGTTCAGCAATATCTTCTTCTTTGCGTAGCCATTTTATATCAGGGTGGCGGCGGATAACGCCTGTTGCCGAGCAAGGGGCATCTAATAAGATACGGTCAAACATCACGCCGTTATCTAACCACTGTTCAGGCTGGCTGGCATCGCCACAGATAACCGTTGCCCGTTGATTTAAGCGAGCAAGATTTTCTTTAACACGAGCAAGTCGAGCCTCTTCAATATCCAATGCAATGACTTTCGCTTGCGGGGCTTTTTCGAGAATATGGGTGGTTTTGCCCCCCGGTGCGGCGCA
This genomic window from Actinobacillus porcitonsillarum contains:
- the rpmC gene encoding 50S ribosomal protein L29 — its product is MKAQELRNKNVEELNAELVNLLGEQFKLRMQAATGQLQQTHQLKQVRRSIAQVKTVLNQKAGE
- the rpsQ gene encoding 30S ribosomal protein S17, producing the protein MTDKIRTVQGKVISDKMDKSFVVAIERTVKHPLYGKFIRRTTKLHVHDENNEAKLGDVVEIKECRPVSKTKSHTLVRVVEKAVA
- the trkA gene encoding Trk system potassium transporter TrkA, which gives rise to MKIIILGAGQVGSTLAASLANDENDITLIDDRQDLLDKIQDKHDLRVLKGNGASPRILREAGANDADMLVAVTDSDEINMVASQVAYSLFKVPTKIVRIRNSDYVKERENLFGNDNLPIDHVIAPELLVQKDILRLIDYPGTLQVAHFADELVSLVSVKAYYGGPLVGYPISAMHDHLPYIDARIVAIFRQEKAIIPQGSTIIEAGDEVFFICETQNIKAIMSELQRLERPHKRVMIVGGGSIGLGLAKDLENQCSVKIIERDRQKAEKLSAQLEKALVLQGDASDQELLFEEHIENIDLFLALTSDDEANIMAALLAKRLGAKKAIVLVQRMAYLHLIQGGTIDIAMSPQQSTISALSSYVRKGDIVKVVSLKQGIAEAIEVIAHGDIDSSKVVGRKVRELKLPQGTLVGAIVRNQDVIIAHKSTEIQANDRVILFVNDKKHVSEIEKLFQVTSFFL